The Methanobrevibacter sp. TLL-48-HuF1 genomic sequence AATATTGAATCATCATTAATTAAAGAAATTAAAGGCTGTAAAATTCAGGATGCATGGAAAGCACAGGGGGATGAAAGAACCTGTGATGCATGTGATTTCAAAACATTCTGTAAAAATAAAAAAACAAAAACAAAAGAATTTACTATTCCTTAAAATAAATATATAAAGTAAGTGATATTATGAGTAGTTTAGAAACCAATCAAAAGTATAGTAAAGTACTTGAAGACAATGTTAAACTAACCTGTAAAGCAGTAGCTGTTAAACTTTTAGCTAGTGAAGATGAACTTCCTGAAGGCTATGATCTAATAGATGAAAAGGTCAGACATTGTGAAATGATTAGAAAAGCATCATATGGGGAAAAATTTTATAGTACTATTGAACAGCAAGCCTGTTTAGGTGGAGCTGGAGCTATTGGTCTTAGAGATATGCCTCCTAAATTAGCTAGTGGAGAAAAATATTTTGAATTAGGAAGATTTAAAGATTTGGAAACTGCAAAAGCAGCTACTGAAAAACTTTCAATAATAAAAGAAAGATATTGGGGAATTGTATATTCACCTTTAGACGAAGCTACTTTCAAACCCGATGTAGTTTTAATAATTACCGAACCTGTTGGCGGAATGAAATTAGCTCAAACTATTGTTTATTCTTCAGGAGATAAAGTCAGACCTAATTTTGCAGGTATCCAATCACTTTGTGGTGACGCTTTAGCTAATCCGTTTATAACTGGTGGAGTTAATTTCACATTAGGCTGTGACGGTTCCAGAAATGCAGCAGATATTAAAGACAATGAAATGACTATTGGAATTAGTGGTGAAAAATTAGAAGAAGTTATTTCAAACCTAAAAGTTATCGAATAACTTTAAATAATCATCATAATGATTTATATTTAATAATTCCAGTTCATTTTTTTCTTTTATACCATAAAAAGTATAACCATCATCAAATATTTTTCTTAAAATTGGATTTAAATTATCATTTTCATTTTCCAAATATTTTATTAAATTATCTTTAAATGCTACAAAAGGCATTCCTAATCCCTCAGCAGTGTCTAATAAACCTGTTTTTCTACGTCTTAAAATAGCTATTGTTTTTTCAGGATTATCTGAATTTTTACAAACATTAATCATTTCATCAAACGTTTCACTTGATACTGTTGGCTGGTCTCCAGTTATGCAAAGTGCAAAATCAGAACTGATATTTTTTAAACCGTTTAAAAGAGATACTGATAAACCTACATCAACAGGATTATTTTCTACAAATTTTACAGAGTCTTTATAATTATCAAAAATAGCTTCTTTTATTTCATCACTATAATGGCCTAATACCACAATACATTCATCTACATTTGAAGATAATGCATTGTCAATAGTTGTCTCTAAAACAGTTTTATTATGAAACGGAAGAATAAGTTTGTTTTTTACTGAAATATTTCTAGAAATCTGATCTTTTCTCATACGGGAATTTTTACCTGCAGCGGTAATAATAGCTGAAACTGTCATAATAAACACTAAAAAAAAGTAAAATAAAAGATAAATAATTATCTTCAACTTGGAATAAATCTTTCTATCTTACCGTAAATTGCCATACTCGGACCTGAACCTTCAGTCCACATCACTATTTTAACTGGATAATCATGATTATTTGTAACTTTAATATCTTCAGAAGGATTAAATCCAAATAATACTGCATCATTATCTCCACACATACCTACTGGCAATCCAAATCCTTCAGCAAGAACAGCTGCTCTTAATACCCTAGCTGGCGGACATACTCCATGAGAAGCACTACCTCCAGGAGCATTACTGTCAGAAGCAGAACCAAAATCAATATATGCTTTTCCATTTCCACTTGAATTTGGTGGAATTACTGTATTATTCCATGCATCTACAAAAGATCTTGCATTAAATTCTCTTACCCCATCCCCATATTCAGGGTGAGAACCTAAAGAAGTAGAATAAACTTCACCATCCTCTTCTGTAACATTACCCATATACAATACAATAGGAGTGCCATCAGGATATGCAGCTACATAATCAGATACATTGTTACCAAATATAATTGATACATTACCAGCACTTATATCATTTCTTCCATCAGAAAAGTTAACAATTCCTCGCTCTAATGTGAAATTAGATTTGTCAGAATCATAATTATACCAATTTTGAATAGTTGTAGTATTGTAATACTTACTTCCAAAATCAGTGTTTTTAATTTCTGAAGTAGGAATTGATTTAACGACAGTACCATTTTCTACAACATCAACACCATCAGATGTTTTGGTTAAAACCTTATAAGGTGCACTGTAACCCCATACATAAGTATGTGGCGCTTTAACAGCTAACTGATTACCTTCATAAGTTAAATAACCTGGACCTTCAAAGCCCTGTGCTTTACCATAAGAATCTATACCTTCACTAGATATTGTAGCAAAGTCAAATGGAACAGTTCCTGTTGTTAAAGTTATTAATATACCCTGCAAATCAAGACTGGTAATCTGGTGAGCTATAAAAGGCAGATTACCTAATAAAGGTACCTGAATTGACTGATTCTCACCTAAAATAGAATCCCCTTCAAACATAGATTGGCCAATAGGCAAATTATATTCATTTGCAAAGGATTCACCAGTGTATGTATTATGATTTACAAAAGAAAATGCGAATAAAAGTAAAGAAATAAAGAATAATGCCAATATTATCTTAATAGATGTACTTCTCCATTTATAACTCATATTATTTAACACCTTCAATAATAATATAACAATAGTATATTTAGTTACTATTATATTTATATATTTTCATTTCAATGAATACAAACTAAAGGTTTTCAGACAAGAGCCTTATTCTTTCCTGGATTTCAATAATAGCTTCCTGACCGTTACCTCCAATGAAAAGTGCATCTTCATGAGAGAATTCAGCAATAAGGGCAATTATCTCATCTAATGAGTTAGCTATCTCAATTCTGCCCTCATAACCAAGACTATTTAAACGATACAATCCCATATCAATAGTATCATCTAATCCCGGAAACAGAACAATGACTTCAGGATTATATTTAACTGCTTCATCTAAAATACTTAATCTATGTTCTTCATTAGCTCTAGGAGTGCCTATAAATAATGCATAGAAATCATTTTCACTTAAAACTGAAGTTAATGCATCAGAATTATCAGTTTTACCTACAAAAATAGAAGCATTATTAATCTTATAAACATTCATTCTACCTTCAACTGCTTTAAAATCAGCTAAAGATTTCATAATACTATCCTTAGATATTTTTAATTCAGTAGCTATAGCTGCAGCCAAACCAGCATTTAATGCATTGAATCTACCACAAACCTGTAACTTTTCATCATATTCAAAAAAAGGAATAGTTTTATCAGCAACTTCTTTAAAATCAGCATTGAAATCTTGATTAAAAGCTGTAAAAATCGTTTTTCCTTCAAAGAATCTCACTAAAGTATTTTTATAATTGGCTATTGTCTTATGAACATTCATATGATCATTACCAATATTAGTAAGACCTACCATGTCAAAATCAAAACAATAATTGCAAAAATCAAGTGTCATGTCACAAACTTCAACAAGTAATATATCATAATCGTCGTTTGAGGCTTCTAAAACTAAATCATAGTAACCTGAAAAGCCTCCACCACCATTTCCACCGACTAAAACTTTTTTACCAGCATTTTCCAAAATAGTTTTTAACATATGAACACTAGTAGTTTTACCATTAGTTCCAGTAATGCCAATAGTAAAAAGGTCTTTATGCTTAGTTACAACATTACTTAACAGTTTACCTTTTTCAAGCAATTTATTTGCAAAAGCTCCCCCATACATGCTGGGACTAATCGCTATTGCATCACATTCTTCAATTGCATGTGAATTTGAAAAACCTAAATCAACAGTTAAATTATCAGAAACAATAGAAACAGTTTCATCACCACTAACCAAATTCATTGAAATCATAGGTAATTCCAAATCTGATAAATCAACTTTACTATTTAAATCAGTTGCATAAACATCCCAACCATGATTTAAAAGAGAATTAACTGCTTTTTTTCCTTCTACACCTAAACCTATAACTGCTGCTTTCATAAAAAAATACCTTTATTATTATTTATAACAGTATAAAATATTGTTATTCAAGTATAAATATTATAACATTCATAATTCATTTAAAAGGTGAAATAATGTTTGAAGAGGAAAATGATAATAAAATATATCGTCTTATCATTAGTAACGGTTATGACAAAAATAAGGAATATATGAAATTTATTGAACAAATGTATTCTAAAAATGATTTTTTATGGAAAGAATCTATTTCCGGGTCTTATTCAACAGCCAATAAAGAATTTTTTGAAAAAATAGATGTTATAATACTTTTAGCAGGTTTATATAATTACAATAAAGAAACTTTTAATGATTTAATTAAAGCTAGTGAAAACTATAATATTCCCATAGTTCTTGTAAGACCACATGGACTTGAAGAAGTTCCTGAAAACTTGGAAAAAGAAGCATCAACAATTGTAGGATGGAATGCTAACTGTATTATAGATGCAATAAAAAATGCTGAGGAAATAGGCAGAATCTAAATTAATCACTTAAAAAAATTAAATAAAAGTATCTAACTAGATACTTTTGAAATACCATTATCTTTTTCTACTTTAATCAAATTATCTGCAGCATTTTCAAGCTGACTTTCATGAGTCACAATAATCATTTGCGGTAAAACAGTCATGTCTTTTAACAGATTAATTAATTCATGTCTTCTAAAGCTATCTAAATGTATTGTAGGTTCATCTAAAAGAATAGTGTCCAAATCACCTTTTGCCATAGCCTGAGTAATACCAAGTCTTAAAGCAAGGGCAATAGCTATTTTTTCACCACCACTAACCATACTCATTGAAGATTCACCTTCAGGACCAAATACAGTTACTTCATAGTCCTCATCCAATGTTAAATCAGAATAATTAAAGTTAAATTCATCAAAGAAGTCCTTAGTGTATTTTTGAATTACAGGCCTTGAACGATTCCTTAACTCTTTTTGTATACCGTTTTTA encodes the following:
- a CDS encoding DUF169 domain-containing protein, which gives rise to MSSLETNQKYSKVLEDNVKLTCKAVAVKLLASEDELPEGYDLIDEKVRHCEMIRKASYGEKFYSTIEQQACLGGAGAIGLRDMPPKLASGEKYFELGRFKDLETAKAATEKLSIIKERYWGIVYSPLDEATFKPDVVLIITEPVGGMKLAQTIVYSSGDKVRPNFAGIQSLCGDALANPFITGGVNFTLGCDGSRNAADIKDNEMTIGISGEKLEEVISNLKVIE
- a CDS encoding NTP transferase domain-containing protein, which encodes MTVSAIITAAGKNSRMRKDQISRNISVKNKLILPFHNKTVLETTIDNALSSNVDECIVVLGHYSDEIKEAIFDNYKDSVKFVENNPVDVGLSVSLLNGLKNISSDFALCITGDQPTVSSETFDEMINVCKNSDNPEKTIAILRRRKTGLLDTAEGLGMPFVAFKDNLIKYLENENDNLNPILRKIFDDGYTFYGIKEKNELELLNINHYDDYLKLFDNF
- a CDS encoding Mur ligase family protein; amino-acid sequence: MKAAVIGLGVEGKKAVNSLLNHGWDVYATDLNSKVDLSDLELPMISMNLVSGDETVSIVSDNLTVDLGFSNSHAIEECDAIAISPSMYGGAFANKLLEKGKLLSNVVTKHKDLFTIGITGTNGKTTSVHMLKTILENAGKKVLVGGNGGGGFSGYYDLVLEASNDDYDILLVEVCDMTLDFCNYCFDFDMVGLTNIGNDHMNVHKTIANYKNTLVRFFEGKTIFTAFNQDFNADFKEVADKTIPFFEYDEKLQVCGRFNALNAGLAAAIATELKISKDSIMKSLADFKAVEGRMNVYKINNASIFVGKTDNSDALTSVLSENDFYALFIGTPRANEEHRLSILDEAVKYNPEVIVLFPGLDDTIDMGLYRLNSLGYEGRIEIANSLDEIIALIAEFSHEDALFIGGNGQEAIIEIQERIRLLSENL